The proteins below come from a single Branchiostoma floridae strain S238N-H82 chromosome 5, Bfl_VNyyK, whole genome shotgun sequence genomic window:
- the LOC118416810 gene encoding gastrula zinc finger protein XlCGF57.1-like, whose protein sequence is MAESNLGCHDATNEKPEVHEESGYETAERSTLSQHTRTHTGEKPYKCDQCDYSAALKSSLDSHVLKHTGEKPFMCGQCGYRAAHKSNLSKHMRTHTGEKPYKCDQCDYSAGSKFALNQHVSTHTGDKPYMCGECGYRAAQTSHINRHMRIHTGQRPFKCEHCDYSAAQKSVLNSHLAKHTGDKPYMCGVCGYRATRKSHLSDHMKSHTGEKPFLCEVCGYKTAHKSHLTVHMRTHTGNITERPYMCGECGYRAKQKSHLSDHMKTHTGEKPLMCDQCGYRTAKKSHLAQHMRTHTGEKPYMCGECGFRTTMRANLSFHMRTHTGETTCTEKKFKCDECGYRAARQLHLSQHMRTHTGEKPYKCDECDYSAALKSSLDSHRLLKHTGEKPFMCGECGYRTAYKPALSKHMRTHTGERPFKCDYSAAKKCTLDIHVLKHTGEKPFMCEECGYRSTQKSTLSQHMRTHHTGEKPY, encoded by the coding sequence ATGGCTGAATCCAACCTTGGATGCCATGATGCCACCAATGAGAAACCTGAAGTCCATGAGGAGAGCGGGTATGAGACAGCTGAGAGGTCTACCTTGTCCCAACATacgagaactcatacaggagagaaaccatacaagtgtgaccagtgtgactattctgcagcccTTAAATCCAGTTTGGACAGCCATGTACTGAagcatactggagaaaaacctttcatgtgtggacagtgtgggtacagggcagctcataAATCtaacttatccaaacatatgaggacacacacaggagagaaaccctacaagtgtgaccagtgtgactattctgccggGAGCAAGTTTGCTTTGAACCAGCATGTCTCcacacacactggtgacaaaccctacatgtgtggggagtgtgggtacagggcagcacAAACATCCCACATAAACCGACACATGAGAATTCATACAGGACAAAGACCCTTCAAGTGTGAGcactgtgactattctgcagcccAGAAATCCGTTTTGAACAGCCATTTAGCTAAACATacaggtgacaaaccctacatgtgtggggtatgtgggtacagggcaactaGAAAGTCTCACTTATCTGACCATATGAAatctcacacaggagaaaaacctttcTTGTGTGAAGTGTGTGGGTATAAAACAGCTCACAAGTCTCATCTTACTGtccatatgagaactcatacaggtaaCATTACTGAGaggccctacatgtgtggggagtgtgggtacagggcaaagCAGAAATCTCACCTGTCAGACCATATGAAAACACATACTGGTGAGAAGCCTCTCATGTGTGAccagtgtgggtacaggactgcTAAGAAGTCTCACTTggcccaacacatgagaactcacactggtgaaaaaccctacatgtgtggggagtgtgggtttaGGACAACTATGAGGGCCAACTTGTCTTtccatatgagaactcacactggagaaACCACttgcactgaaaaaaaattcaagtgtgacgagtgtgggtacagggcagctagGCAGTTGCACTtgtcccaacatatgagaactcacacgggagagaaaccctacaagtgtgatgagtgtgactattctgcagctcTTAAATCCAGTTTGGACAGCCATCGACTATTaaaacatactggtgagaaacctttcatgtgtggagagtgtgggtacaggacagcttataAACCTgccttatccaaacatatgagaactcatactggcgagagacccttcaagtgtgactattctgcagcaaagaaatgCACTTTGGACATCCATGTATTGAaacatactggagaaaaacccttcatgtgtgaggagtgtggttacaggTCAACTCAGAAGTCGaccttatcccaacacatgagaactcatcatacgggagagaaaccctactag